The Ovis canadensis isolate MfBH-ARS-UI-01 breed Bighorn chromosome 13, ARS-UI_OviCan_v2, whole genome shotgun sequence genome includes a region encoding these proteins:
- the OXT gene encoding oxytocin-neurophysin 1, with protein MAGSSLACCLLGLLALTSACYIQNCPLGGKRAVLDLDVRTCLPCGPGGKGRCFGPSICCGDELGCFVGTAEALRCQEENYLPSPCQSGQKPCGSGGRCAAAGICCSPDGCHADPACDPEAAFSQH; from the exons ATGGCAGGTTCCAGCCTCGCCTGCTGCCTGCTCGGCCTCCTGGCGTTGACCTCCGCCTGCTACATTCAGAACTGCCCCCTGGGCGGCAAGCGTGCGGTGCTGGACCTCGACGTGCGCACG TGTCTCCCCTGCGGCCCCGGGGGCAAAGGCCGCTGCTTCGGGCCCAGCATCTGCTGCGGGGACGAGCTGGGCTGCTTCGTGGGCACGGCCGAGGCGCTGCGCTGCCAAGAGGAGAACTACCTGCCGTCGCCCTGCCAGTCCGGCCAGAAGCCCTGCGGGAGCGGGGGCCGCTGCGCCGCCGCCGGGATCTGCTGCAGCCCGG ACGGCTGCCACGCGGATCCCGCCTGCGACCCCGAGGCCGCCTTCTCCCAGCACTGA